A stretch of Pseudomonas sp. CCC3.1 DNA encodes these proteins:
- the fghA gene encoding S-formylglutathione hydrolase gives MPLTNISCQKSFGGWHKRYTHRSEVLGCDMVFAVYLPPQAEQGAKLPVLYWLSGLTCTDENFMHKAGAMKMAAELGLIIVCPDTSPRGEGVPDDPNAAWDFGLGAGFYLNATQQPWAQHYRMHDYVVQELPALVEAHFPASQKRGISGHSMGGHGALVCALRNPGRYQSVSAFAPISNPMDCPWGQKAFSHYLGEERARWREWDACVLISEAREKLPLLVDQGDRDDFLAVQLKPEALQQAAKLADHPLTLRLQPGYDHSYFFIASFIDDHLRHHARALSA, from the coding sequence ATGCCCTTAACAAATATTTCCTGCCAGAAGAGCTTCGGCGGCTGGCACAAGCGTTATACGCATCGCTCTGAAGTGTTGGGCTGTGACATGGTGTTTGCCGTGTATCTGCCGCCGCAAGCCGAGCAGGGCGCAAAACTGCCCGTGCTGTACTGGTTGTCGGGGCTGACCTGCACCGATGAGAACTTCATGCACAAGGCTGGCGCCATGAAGATGGCCGCCGAACTGGGCCTGATTATTGTGTGCCCGGACACCAGCCCGCGCGGCGAGGGTGTGCCGGATGATCCGAATGCGGCCTGGGATTTTGGTCTGGGCGCAGGTTTTTACCTGAACGCGACCCAGCAACCCTGGGCTCAGCATTACCGCATGCACGATTACGTGGTGCAGGAGCTGCCGGCGTTGGTCGAAGCGCATTTTCCAGCGTCGCAAAAACGCGGGATCAGCGGCCATTCCATGGGTGGGCACGGCGCGCTGGTGTGTGCCTTGCGTAATCCGGGGCGCTATCAGTCAGTGTCGGCCTTTGCACCGATCAGCAACCCGATGGATTGCCCTTGGGGGCAAAAGGCGTTTTCGCATTACTTGGGCGAAGAACGTGCGCGCTGGCGTGAGTGGGATGCGTGTGTGTTGATCAGTGAGGCCCGTGAAAAGCTGCCGTTGCTGGTGGATCAAGGCGACAGGGACGACTTTTTAGCCGTCCAGCTTAAGCCTGAAGCGTTGCAACAAGCGGCCAAATTGGCTGATCACCCGCTGACCTTGCGTCTGCAGCCGGGCTATGACCACAGCTATTTCTTCATCGCCAGCTTTATAGATGATCACTTGCGTCATCACGCGCGCGCACTAAGCGCCTAA
- a CDS encoding LysR substrate-binding domain-containing protein, whose translation MNENRWEGIDEFVAVAECGQFTAAAESLGVSSSHISRQVARLEERLQTRLFYRSTRRVTLTEAGQTFLQHCQRLQDGREEALRAIGDLASEPKGMLRMTCAVAYGERFIVPLVTRFMGLYPQLRVDIELSNRPLDLVHESLDLAIRLGRLQDSRLVATRLAPRRMYLCASPSYLEHYGRPHSLSELSRHNCLIGSSDIWQLKQDGREFSQRVQGNWRCNSGQAVLDAALQGVGLCQLPDYYVLEHLKTGALVSLLDAHQPPNTAVWGLYPQQRHLSPKVRKLVDYLKEGLAKREEYLS comes from the coding sequence GTGAACGAGAACCGCTGGGAAGGTATAGACGAATTTGTGGCCGTAGCCGAATGCGGTCAGTTCACGGCCGCAGCCGAAAGCCTCGGCGTGTCGTCTTCACACATCAGCCGCCAGGTCGCCCGCCTTGAAGAACGCCTGCAAACTCGCCTGTTCTACCGAAGTACCCGAAGAGTGACGCTGACTGAAGCCGGGCAAACTTTTTTGCAACATTGTCAGCGCCTGCAAGACGGCCGCGAAGAAGCCCTGCGGGCCATCGGCGACTTGGCCAGCGAACCCAAAGGCATGCTGCGCATGACGTGCGCAGTGGCCTACGGCGAGCGCTTTATTGTGCCGCTGGTGACGCGTTTTATGGGGCTATACCCACAATTGCGGGTCGACATTGAACTGAGCAATCGGCCCTTGGACCTGGTGCACGAAAGCCTTGATCTGGCGATTCGACTTGGCCGACTACAGGACTCAAGGTTGGTTGCGACCCGTCTGGCGCCCCGACGCATGTACCTGTGCGCGTCGCCGTCTTATCTGGAACATTACGGGCGCCCCCACAGCTTGTCGGAATTGAGCCGCCACAACTGCCTGATTGGCAGTTCGGACATCTGGCAACTGAAGCAGGATGGACGAGAATTTTCGCAGCGAGTACAAGGCAATTGGCGCTGCAACAGCGGGCAAGCGGTGCTGGACGCGGCACTGCAAGGCGTTGGCTTGTGTCAGCTACCGGACTATTACGTACTGGAGCATCTAAAGACCGGTGCACTGGTGTCGCTGCTCGACGCGCATCAACCGCCCAACACCGCCGTCTGGGGGCTGTACCCGCAGCAACGGCATTTGTCGCCCAAAGTCAGAAAGCTGGTGGATTATCTGAAGGAAGGATTGGCCAAGCGGGAGGAGTATTTGAGCTAG
- the truD gene encoding tRNA pseudouridine(13) synthase TruD, whose protein sequence is MNERDLLGPTAYGEPLGTAVLKATAEDFQVDEVLDIPLSGDGEHLWLWVEKRGLNTEEAARRIAKAAGVPLRTVSYAGLKDRQALTRQWFSVQLPGKADPDLSGAENDTLKILKTSRHKRKLQRGAHAANGFTLRLTQLVADKDALQQRLELIAKQGVPNYFGTQRFGWQGGNVGEARDYAARKALPEQRNVRSRLLSTARSYLFNQVLAARVADGSWQRAQVGDLLAFTDSRSFFPAGEAECSDPRLAILDLHPTGPQWGEGESPTTGATQALEQSIAEREADLRDWLVRAGMSHERRILRLPIGRLTWHYPQPDILQLEFVLPAGCFATVLVRELVDLVSLGQTDSLCVF, encoded by the coding sequence ATGAACGAGCGTGATCTGCTGGGGCCGACCGCTTACGGCGAGCCATTGGGCACTGCGGTGCTCAAGGCCACGGCCGAGGATTTTCAAGTCGACGAAGTGCTTGATATTCCGTTGTCCGGCGATGGCGAGCATCTGTGGTTGTGGGTCGAAAAGCGTGGCCTGAACACTGAAGAAGCGGCGCGGCGTATTGCCAAGGCCGCGGGAGTGCCGTTGCGTACGGTGAGTTACGCGGGCTTGAAAGACCGCCAGGCGCTGACCCGACAATGGTTCAGCGTGCAGCTGCCGGGCAAGGCTGACCCCGACTTGTCGGGTGCCGAAAACGACACGCTTAAAATCCTCAAGACCTCCCGTCACAAGCGTAAATTGCAGCGCGGCGCCCACGCGGCTAACGGTTTCACGTTGCGCCTCACGCAATTGGTCGCTGACAAGGACGCGTTGCAACAGCGCCTGGAGCTGATCGCCAAGCAGGGCGTGCCCAACTATTTCGGCACGCAGCGTTTTGGCTGGCAGGGCGGCAATGTGGGCGAGGCACGCGATTACGCTGCGCGTAAAGCCCTGCCTGAGCAGCGCAATGTGCGTTCGCGGCTGCTGTCCACTGCCCGCAGCTACCTGTTCAACCAAGTGTTGGCCGCACGGGTGGCCGATGGCTCCTGGCAGCGTGCGCAGGTGGGCGATTTACTGGCGTTTACTGACAGCCGCAGTTTTTTCCCGGCGGGCGAGGCTGAGTGCAGCGACCCGCGCTTGGCTATTCTTGACCTTCACCCCACTGGCCCGCAGTGGGGCGAGGGCGAGTCACCGACCACGGGTGCAACCCAGGCGCTGGAACAGTCGATTGCCGAGCGCGAAGCTGATTTGCGCGACTGGCTGGTTCGGGCGGGAATGAGCCATGAACGACGCATCCTGCGGCTGCCCATTGGCCGATTGACGTGGCATTATCCGCAGCCAGATATTTTGCAACTGGAATTTGTACTGCCGGCCGGATGCTTCGCCACTGTTCTGGTGCGCGAACTTGTTGATCTGGTGTCTTTGGGTCAAACGGACAGCCTATGCGTATTCTGA
- a CDS encoding S-(hydroxymethyl)glutathione dehydrogenase/class III alcohol dehydrogenase, which yields MIKSRAAVAFEAKKPLEIVEVDVAMPKAGEVLLRVVASGVCHTDAYTLSGADPEGIFPSILGHEGGAIVEAIGEGVTSVAVGDHVIPLYTPECRQCKFCLSGKTNLCQAIRSTQGKGLMPDGTTRFSYKGQPIFHYMGTSTFSEYTVLPEISVAKIQKEAPLEKVCLLGCGVTTGIGAVLNTAKVKPGDTVAIFGLGGIGLSAVIGAVKAKAARIIAIDINPAKFEIAKQLGATDCVNPKDFDRPIQEVIVDMTDGGVDFSFECIGNVHLMRAALECCHKGWGESVVIGVAGAGQEISTRPFQLVTGRVWRGSAFGGVRGRTELPSYVEMAQTGEIPLDTFITHTMGLEDINKAFDLMHEGKSIRTVIKF from the coding sequence ATGATCAAGTCACGTGCTGCCGTAGCATTCGAGGCCAAAAAGCCGCTGGAAATCGTAGAAGTAGACGTTGCCATGCCCAAGGCGGGCGAAGTGCTGTTGCGCGTCGTGGCTTCGGGTGTTTGCCACACCGACGCCTACACCTTGTCAGGCGCGGATCCGGAAGGCATCTTCCCGTCGATTTTGGGTCACGAAGGCGGCGCAATCGTTGAGGCCATCGGCGAAGGCGTAACCTCGGTTGCCGTCGGTGACCATGTGATCCCGCTGTACACCCCGGAATGCCGTCAGTGCAAATTCTGCCTGTCTGGCAAGACCAACCTGTGTCAGGCGATTCGCTCAACCCAGGGCAAAGGCTTGATGCCTGACGGCACTACGCGCTTCTCTTACAAAGGTCAGCCAATTTTCCACTACATGGGCACTTCGACGTTCTCCGAGTACACCGTGCTCCCGGAAATCTCCGTCGCCAAGATTCAGAAAGAAGCGCCGCTGGAAAAAGTCTGCCTGCTGGGTTGCGGTGTAACCACCGGCATCGGCGCAGTGCTCAACACCGCCAAGGTCAAGCCGGGCGACACGGTGGCTATTTTCGGCCTGGGCGGCATTGGCCTGTCGGCCGTGATCGGCGCCGTAAAAGCCAAGGCGGCGCGGATTATTGCCATCGACATCAACCCGGCCAAGTTTGAGATCGCCAAACAACTGGGCGCGACAGACTGCGTAAACCCGAAAGACTTTGATCGCCCGATTCAAGAAGTGATCGTCGACATGACTGACGGCGGTGTTGATTTCTCCTTCGAGTGCATCGGCAATGTGCACTTGATGCGTGCGGCGTTGGAGTGCTGCCACAAAGGGTGGGGCGAGTCGGTGGTCATTGGTGTGGCCGGTGCTGGCCAGGAAATCTCGACCCGTCCGTTCCAACTGGTCACCGGTCGCGTCTGGCGCGGTTCGGCGTTCGGTGGCGTGCGCGGTCGTACTGAACTGCCAAGTTATGTCGAGATGGCGCAAACCGGCGAGATCCCGCTGGATACGTTCATCACCCACACCATGGGCCTGGAAGATATCAACAAGGCATTTGACCTGATGCATGAAGGCAAAAGCATTCGTACTGTTATTAAATTCTGA
- the kdsA gene encoding 3-deoxy-8-phosphooctulonate synthase: protein MAQKIIRVGNIEIANDKPMVLFGGMNVLESRDMAMQVCEEYVRVTEKLGIPYVFKASFDKANRSSVSSYRGPGLEEGMRIFQDIKQAFGVPVITDVHEPAQAAVVAEVCDIIQLPAFLSRQTDLVVAMAKTGAVINIKKAQFLAPQEMKHILSKCEEAGNDQLILCERGSSFGYNNLVVDMLGFGIMKQFEYPVFFDVTHALQMPGGRADSAGGRRAQVTDLAKAGISQSLAGLFLEAHPDPDNAKCDGPCALRLDKLEPFLAQLKSLDELVKSFPTIETA, encoded by the coding sequence ATGGCGCAAAAGATTATCCGTGTAGGCAATATCGAAATTGCCAACGACAAGCCAATGGTCTTGTTCGGTGGCATGAACGTGCTTGAAAGCCGTGATATGGCTATGCAGGTGTGCGAAGAGTACGTACGCGTTACCGAAAAGCTCGGTATTCCTTACGTCTTCAAGGCCAGTTTCGACAAGGCTAACCGTTCATCTGTCAGCTCTTACCGTGGCCCCGGCCTCGAAGAGGGCATGCGGATTTTCCAGGACATCAAGCAAGCCTTTGGTGTGCCGGTGATTACCGACGTCCACGAGCCTGCGCAAGCAGCCGTGGTCGCAGAAGTCTGCGACATCATCCAGTTGCCGGCTTTCCTGTCGCGTCAGACTGATCTGGTCGTGGCCATGGCCAAGACCGGTGCCGTGATCAACATCAAAAAAGCCCAATTCCTCGCGCCTCAGGAAATGAAACACATCCTGAGCAAATGCGAAGAAGCGGGCAATGATCAGTTGATCCTCTGTGAGCGTGGTTCCAGCTTTGGCTACAACAACCTTGTAGTCGACATGCTGGGCTTCGGCATCATGAAGCAATTTGAATACCCGGTATTTTTCGACGTGACCCACGCGCTGCAAATGCCTGGTGGTCGTGCCGATTCGGCCGGTGGTCGTCGTGCTCAAGTGACGGATCTGGCCAAGGCTGGCATCAGCCAAAGCCTGGCCGGTTTGTTCCTGGAAGCGCACCCGGATCCAGACAACGCCAAATGCGACGGCCCTTGCGCCTTGCGTCTGGACAAGCTTGAGCCCTTCCTGGCTCAACTGAAGTCGCTGGATGAGTTGGTTAAAAGTTTTCCGACAATAGAAACGGCCTGA
- a CDS encoding protein-L-isoaspartate(D-aspartate) O-methyltransferase: MTSERTRERLIQRLREEGIVNQNVLEVIRRTPRHLFVDEALAHRAYEDTALPIGNNQTISQPYMVARMSELLLEDGPLDKVMEIGTGSGYQTAVLSQLVERIFSVERIKVLQDRAKERLLELNLRNVVFRWGDGWEGWPALAPYNGIIVTAVATDVPQALLDQLAPGGRLVIPVGAGDVQQLMLIVREDHGFARRVIGNVRFVPLLNGPLA, encoded by the coding sequence ATGACCTCTGAACGTACACGCGAGCGTCTGATTCAGCGCTTGCGTGAAGAGGGCATCGTTAACCAGAACGTGCTTGAAGTCATTCGTCGCACACCCCGTCACCTGTTTGTCGATGAAGCCTTGGCGCACCGGGCTTACGAAGACACGGCGCTGCCGATTGGCAACAACCAGACCATCTCCCAGCCTTATATGGTGGCGCGCATGAGCGAGTTGCTGCTGGAAGATGGCCCGCTGGACAAGGTCATGGAGATCGGCACCGGCTCGGGTTACCAGACGGCTGTGCTGTCGCAGCTGGTTGAGCGGATCTTCTCGGTCGAACGAATCAAGGTATTGCAGGATCGGGCCAAAGAGCGGTTGCTCGAACTCAACCTGCGCAACGTGGTTTTCCGCTGGGGTGATGGCTGGGAAGGCTGGCCAGCGCTGGCACCTTACAACGGCATTATCGTGACCGCTGTGGCGACAGATGTTCCTCAGGCATTGCTTGATCAACTGGCGCCTGGCGGCCGTCTGGTGATTCCAGTCGGCGCGGGCGATGTTCAACAACTGATGCTAATCGTGCGCGAAGATCACGGTTTTGCCAGGCGGGTGATTGGCAATGTGCGCTTTGTGCCACTGCTCAATGGGCCGCTGGCCTGA
- the ispD gene encoding 2-C-methyl-D-erythritol 4-phosphate cytidylyltransferase, with the protein MSYTSAAFWAVIPAAGVGARMAADRPKQYLQLGGRSILEHSLGCFLDHPGLKGLVVSLAFDDPFWPSLQCAADPRIARVDGGRERADSVLNALLYLHAQGAGDDDWVLVHDAARPNLSREDLDKLLSELADDPVGGLLAVPARDTLKRVDKNGRAVETVDRSLIWQAYTPQMFRLGALHRALADSLVADANITDESSAMEWAGLAPRLIEGRSDNIKVTRPEDLEWLRLRWANR; encoded by the coding sequence ATGAGCTATACATCTGCGGCCTTCTGGGCCGTGATTCCTGCCGCGGGCGTGGGTGCCCGTATGGCCGCGGACCGTCCCAAACAGTATTTGCAGTTGGGCGGGCGCAGTATTCTTGAACACAGCCTTGGCTGTTTTCTTGATCACCCTGGCCTCAAAGGGCTGGTGGTCAGTCTGGCGTTTGATGATCCCTTCTGGCCGTCTCTGCAGTGTGCTGCCGACCCGCGCATTGCCCGGGTTGACGGTGGTCGCGAGCGTGCTGATTCAGTATTGAACGCCTTGTTGTACCTGCATGCCCAGGGTGCTGGCGATGACGACTGGGTGCTGGTGCACGATGCGGCACGGCCCAACCTGTCACGTGAGGATCTGGACAAGCTGCTCAGTGAATTGGCAGACGACCCGGTGGGTGGTTTGCTCGCAGTCCCGGCGCGTGACACCCTCAAACGCGTGGACAAAAATGGTCGTGCGGTCGAAACCGTCGATCGTAGCTTGATCTGGCAGGCTTATACGCCGCAGATGTTCCGACTGGGGGCATTGCATCGTGCTTTGGCTGACAGTCTGGTGGCGGATGCCAACATTACGGATGAATCGTCCGCAATGGAGTGGGCAGGTTTGGCCCCGCGCCTGATCGAAGGCCGTTCGGACAACATCAAAGTCACCCGCCCCGAAGACCTTGAGTGGCTACGCCTGCGCTGGGCTAACCGCTGA
- a CDS encoding peptidoglycan DD-metalloendopeptidase family protein, producing MSLTVITQRIGTKSYQRLAVGLVLSAALVLLAACSSASKTSTSTGSRNGVAQRPAVTTGQYVVRRGDTLFSIAFRYGWDWKALAARNKIDAPFTIVPGQTIRFDGRAGTVPAGGSTTTVVSSSAGSKTTVIKRSGATTTAPAAPAPLPDGPAPKGWGWPADGILIGKFSSNGSLNKGIDIAGDLGQPVLAASDGSVVYAGSGLRGYGELVIIKHSDTYVSAYGHNRRLLVREGQQVKVGQTIAEMGSTGTDRVKLHFEIRRQGKPVDPLQFLPRR from the coding sequence GTGAGTCTCACAGTCATTACGCAGCGTATAGGGACCAAAAGCTATCAGAGACTCGCGGTCGGTCTAGTGTTAAGCGCCGCCCTGGTTTTGCTGGCGGCGTGCTCCAGCGCATCCAAAACGAGTACAAGCACCGGTAGTCGTAATGGAGTGGCCCAGCGCCCGGCAGTGACCACTGGCCAGTACGTGGTACGACGTGGCGATACCTTGTTTTCAATTGCCTTTCGCTACGGTTGGGATTGGAAAGCACTGGCTGCACGCAACAAGATTGATGCGCCGTTCACGATCGTTCCAGGCCAGACCATTCGTTTTGATGGCCGTGCAGGCACGGTACCAGCAGGGGGCTCGACCACCACCGTCGTGTCGTCTTCTGCGGGCAGCAAGACCACGGTTATCAAGCGTTCTGGTGCCACAACAACAGCGCCTGCAGCACCCGCGCCGTTGCCGGACGGGCCTGCTCCAAAAGGCTGGGGATGGCCCGCTGATGGTATTTTGATAGGCAAATTTTCTTCAAACGGTAGTTTGAATAAAGGTATTGATATTGCCGGAGATTTGGGACAGCCTGTTTTAGCTGCGTCTGATGGGTCAGTTGTATACGCCGGCAGTGGATTGAGGGGCTACGGCGAATTAGTCATCATCAAACACAGCGACACCTACGTCAGTGCCTATGGTCATAACCGCAGGTTGTTGGTTCGGGAGGGGCAGCAGGTCAAGGTCGGACAGACAATTGCCGAAATGGGGTCAACTGGTACAGACCGGGTGAAACTTCACTTTGAAATTCGCCGTCAAGGTAAACCTGTAGATCCACTGCAATTCCTACCACGCCGTTGA
- the eno gene encoding phosphopyruvate hydratase encodes MAKIVDIKGREVLDSRGNPTVEADVLLDNGIIGSACAPSGASTGSREALELRDGDKSRYLGKGVLKAVANINGPIRDLLLGKDPVDQKALDHAMIALDGTENKGSLGANAILAVSLAAAKAAAQDQDLPLYAHIANLNGTPGVYSMPVPMMNIINGGEHADNNVDIQEFMVQPVGAKTFSDALRMGTEIFHHLKAVLKARGLNTAVGDEGGFAPNLASNEDALKVISEAIANAGYTLGTDVTLALDCAASEFYEDGKYNLSGEGQVFSSEGFAEYLKGLTQRYPIISIEDGLDESDWDGWKILTDKIGEKVQLVGDDLFVTNTKILKEGIDKKIANSILIKFNQIGTLTETLEAIQMAKAAGYTAVISHRSGETEDSTIADLAVGTSAGQIKTGSLCRSDRVSKYNQLLRIEEQLGAKAKYNGRSEFRG; translated from the coding sequence ATGGCAAAAATCGTCGACATCAAAGGTCGTGAAGTTCTCGACTCCCGTGGCAATCCCACTGTGGAAGCCGACGTGCTTCTCGACAACGGCATCATCGGCAGTGCTTGCGCTCCGTCCGGTGCTTCCACCGGCTCGCGCGAAGCGTTGGAGCTGCGTGATGGCGACAAAAGCCGTTACCTGGGCAAAGGCGTTCTGAAAGCGGTTGCCAACATCAACGGCCCGATTCGCGATTTGCTGCTGGGTAAAGACCCGGTTGATCAAAAAGCGCTGGACCACGCGATGATCGCGCTGGACGGCACTGAAAACAAAGGTTCTCTGGGCGCTAACGCGATCCTCGCTGTGTCCCTGGCGGCTGCCAAGGCTGCGGCTCAGGACCAGGACCTGCCGCTGTACGCTCACATCGCCAACCTGAACGGCACGCCGGGTGTTTACTCGATGCCGGTTCCGATGATGAACATCATCAACGGTGGCGAGCATGCTGATAACAACGTCGATATCCAGGAGTTCATGGTTCAGCCGGTTGGCGCCAAGACCTTCTCCGACGCGCTGCGCATGGGCACTGAAATCTTCCATCACCTCAAAGCTGTGCTGAAGGCCCGTGGCCTGAACACCGCCGTGGGCGACGAAGGTGGTTTTGCACCTAACCTGGCGTCCAACGAAGATGCACTGAAAGTGATCTCCGAAGCGATCGCCAATGCGGGCTACACCTTGGGCACTGACGTGACCCTGGCGCTGGACTGCGCGGCCAGCGAATTCTACGAAGACGGTAAATACAACCTGTCCGGCGAAGGCCAGGTGTTCAGCTCTGAAGGTTTCGCCGAGTACCTGAAAGGTCTGACTCAGCGTTACCCGATCATCTCCATCGAAGACGGCCTGGACGAGTCTGACTGGGATGGCTGGAAAATCCTGACCGACAAAATCGGTGAAAAAGTTCAGTTGGTAGGCGACGACCTGTTCGTGACCAACACCAAGATCCTGAAAGAAGGCATCGATAAAAAGATCGCCAACTCGATCCTGATCAAGTTCAACCAGATCGGCACCCTGACCGAAACGCTGGAAGCCATTCAAATGGCCAAAGCTGCTGGTTACACCGCTGTGATTTCGCACCGCTCCGGCGAAACCGAAGACTCCACCATCGCCGATCTGGCAGTGGGTACTTCGGCTGGCCAGATCAAGACCGGCTCCCTGTGCCGTTCTGATCGCGTTTCCAAGTACAACCAATTGCTGCGTATCGAAGAGCAATTGGGGGCAAAAGCCAAGTACAACGGTCGCAGCGAGTTCCGCGGCTAA
- the surE gene encoding 5'/3'-nucleotidase SurE, producing MRILISNDDGVTAPGIAALFGALADYCECVVIAPEQDKSGASSSLTLDRPLHPHTLANGFISINGTPTDCVHLGLNGLLAQQPDMVVSGINMGANLGDDVLYSGTVAAALEGRFLERPSFAFSLVSRQVDNLPTAAYFARKLVEAHPLLDLPPRTVLNVNIPNLPLEKIRGIQLTRLGHRARAAAPVRVVDPRGKAGYWIAAAGDAEDGGPGTDFHAVMQGYVSITPLQLDRTFSDGFKSLDGWLEGLG from the coding sequence ATGCGTATTCTGATTTCAAACGATGATGGGGTCACCGCCCCGGGGATTGCCGCGCTTTTTGGCGCATTGGCCGATTACTGCGAATGCGTGGTGATTGCCCCCGAGCAAGACAAAAGTGGCGCGAGCAGCTCGCTGACGCTGGACCGTCCCCTGCATCCGCACACCCTGGCCAATGGATTTATCAGCATCAATGGCACGCCGACCGATTGCGTGCACCTGGGTCTTAATGGCTTGTTGGCACAGCAGCCGGACATGGTGGTTTCAGGGATCAATATGGGCGCCAACCTGGGTGACGACGTGCTGTATTCGGGCACCGTGGCGGCGGCGCTTGAAGGGCGTTTTCTGGAGCGTCCTTCGTTTGCTTTTTCGCTGGTGTCGCGTCAGGTCGATAACCTGCCGACCGCCGCGTATTTTGCCCGTAAGCTGGTCGAAGCCCATCCTTTGCTCGATCTGCCGCCGCGCACGGTGCTCAACGTTAATATTCCTAACTTGCCACTTGAGAAAATCCGTGGAATCCAGCTGACCCGTCTGGGGCATCGCGCGCGCGCGGCGGCTCCGGTTCGCGTTGTTGATCCGCGCGGCAAGGCCGGTTATTGGATTGCGGCGGCTGGCGATGCTGAAGACGGCGGGCCGGGCACCGATTTCCATGCGGTGATGCAAGGCTATGTGTCGATTACGCCGTTGCAACTGGATCGCACCTTCAGCGATGGGTTCAAAAGCCTTGATGGCTGGCTGGAGGGGTTGGGCTGA
- the ftsB gene encoding cell division protein FtsB — MRSPNWLFLILLLLLAGLQYRLWVGNGSLAQVTDLTQQIADQRAENEVLLERNRVLDAEVLELKKGMETVEERARHELGMVKEGETLYQLAQ, encoded by the coding sequence ATGCGCAGTCCCAATTGGTTGTTCCTCATTTTGCTCTTGCTTCTGGCTGGCCTGCAGTATCGCCTGTGGGTGGGGAATGGGAGTTTGGCGCAGGTAACCGACCTGACCCAGCAAATCGCTGATCAACGTGCTGAAAACGAAGTGTTGCTGGAGCGAAACCGCGTGCTGGATGCGGAAGTGCTTGAGTTGAAAAAAGGCATGGAGACCGTTGAAGAACGCGCTCGCCATGAGTTGGGCATGGTGAAAGAGGGCGAAACCCTCTACCAGTTGGCCCAATGA
- the ispF gene encoding 2-C-methyl-D-erythritol 2,4-cyclodiphosphate synthase: MRIGHGYDVHCFAEGDFITLGGVRIAHKFGLLAHSDGDVLLHALSDALLGAAALGDIGKHFPDTDPQFKGADSRVLLRHVVGLIHAKGWKVGNVDNTIIAQAPKMAPHIETMRALIAADLEVDLDQVNVKATTTEKLGFVGREEGIAVHAIALLVRA, encoded by the coding sequence ATGCGTATTGGCCACGGCTATGATGTGCACTGTTTTGCTGAAGGCGATTTTATAACCCTGGGCGGCGTGCGTATTGCACATAAATTCGGGTTGTTGGCCCACTCTGATGGCGATGTGCTTTTGCACGCGCTCAGCGATGCACTGCTGGGGGCGGCGGCACTGGGCGACATCGGCAAACATTTTCCAGACACCGACCCGCAATTCAAGGGCGCAGACAGCCGCGTCCTGTTGCGCCATGTCGTGGGTCTGATCCATGCCAAGGGCTGGAAAGTCGGCAATGTCGACAACACCATCATTGCTCAGGCGCCGAAAATGGCGCCGCATATCGAAACGATGCGTGCGCTGATAGCGGCGGATCTTGAGGTTGATTTGGACCAGGTAAACGTAAAAGCCACCACCACTGAAAAACTCGGTTTTGTGGGCCGCGAAGAAGGCATCGCGGTGCACGCCATTGCGTTGTTGGTTCGCGCATGA